From the genome of Nicotiana sylvestris chromosome 2, ASM39365v2, whole genome shotgun sequence, one region includes:
- the LOC104244690 gene encoding uncharacterized protein — protein sequence MDDCIYKNPSTPIEARVKDLLSRMTLEEKIGQMTQIERTVATPSVIRDLSIGSILSVGGSGPFEDAPSEAWADMVDGYQKAALGSRLGIPLLYGVDAIHGNNNVYGATIFPQNVGLGATRDADLAQKIGVVTALEVRACGINYTFAPCVAVCRDPRWGRCYESYGEDTELVKNMSSIITGLQGKPPPDYPKNYPFLAGRDKIVACAKHFVGDGGTDQGVNEGNTISSFDDLERIHITPYIDCISQGVCTVMASYSRWNGTHLHANHFLLTEVLKGKLGFKGIVITDSEALDRLSHPHGSNYDQCILAAINAGIDMVMVPFRYQLFLDHLRCLVESGKIPMTRIDDAVERILRVKFVAGAFEYPLSDRSLLDTVGCNQHRELAREAVRKSLVLLKNGKDVTKPFLPLERNAKKILVAGKHADDLGFQCGGWTKTWDGMSGRITIGTTILEAIKDAVGGETEVVYEENPSPETFASQDFSYSIVVVGEPPYCESGGDSQDLKIPLGGEELISLVADRVPTLVILISGRPLYIEPSLLEKMDAFVAAWLPGTEGAGITDVVFGDYEFQGKLPMTWFKSVDQLPLHQEQNSYEPLFPFGYGLTSKNKVL from the exons ATGGATGATTGCATCTACAAGAACCCATCTACTCCAATCGAGGCAAGAGTCAAAGATTTGCTCTCTCGGATGACACTTGAAGAAAAAATCGGTCAAATGACCCAAATCGAACGCACTGTCGCCACTCCTTCTGTTATCAGAGACCTCTCAATAG GGAGTATACTCAGCGTTGGTGGCAGTGGGCCATTTGAGGATGCCCCATCAGAAGCTTGGGCGGATATGGTTGACGGATACCAAAAGGCTGCATTGGGATCGCGGCTCGGGATTCCGCTTCTTTATGGAGTTGATGCTATTCATGGAAATAACAATGTTTATGGTGCAACTATTTTCCCGCAAAATGTGGGCCTCGGGGCAACCAG AGATGCAGACTTGGCTCAAAAGATTGGGGTAGTAACTGCTCTTGAAGTCAGGGCATGTGGCATTAATTACACTTTTGCTCCATGTGTTGCT GTATGTAGAGATCCCAGATGGGGAAGATGTTATGAGAGTTATGGTGAAGACACTGAACTTGTTAAGAATATGTCCTCAATTATCACAGGATTGCAAGGGAAACCACCCCCTGATTACCCCAAAAACTATCCCTTTTTAGCGGGAAG AGACAAGATTGTTGCATGTGCGAAGCACTTTGTCGGAGATGGGGGTACTGACCAAGGTGTAAATGAGGGAAATACCATATCATCATTTGATGATCTAGAGAGAATACATATCACCCCTTATATTGACTGTATTTCTCAGGGAGTTTGCACAGTCATGGCGTCCTACTCTAGATGGAATGGGACCCACCTGCATGCTAACCACTTTCTTCTTACCGAAGTGTTGAAAGGAAAGCTCGGATTTAAG GGCATTGTTATTACTGATTCCGAAGCACTTGACAGGCTTTCCCATCCTCATGGATCTAACTACGATCAATGTATTTTGGCAGCCATCAATGCAGGGATTGATATG GTGATGGTTCCTTTTCGGTATCAATTGTTTCTCGATCATTTGAGATGCCTTGTGGAATCTGGGAAGATTCCAATGACCAGAATTGATGACGCTGTTGAAAGGATCCTGAGAGTTAAGTTTGTTGCTGGAGCCTTTGAGTATCCTTTGAGTGATCGGTCATTGTTGGACACTGTTGGTTGTAAT CAACATCGGGAACTAGCACGTGAGGCTGTTCGGAAGTCGTTAGTTCTCCTAAAGAATGGAAAGGATGTAACAAAACCATTTCTTCCACTAGAGAGGaatgcaaagaaaattcttgtagCAGGAAAACATGCTGATGACCTTGGATTCCAATGCGGAGGGTGGACTAAAACTTGGGATGGAATGAGTGGCAGAATCACAATTG GTACAACAATTCTGGAAGCTATTAAAGATGCTGTTGGAGGGGAAACAGAAGTGGTATATGAGGAAAATCCATCACCTGAAACTTTTGCGAGTCAAGACTTCTCTTATTCCATCGTAGTTGTTGGTGAACCTCCTTATTGCGAGAGCGGTGGAGATAGCCAAGACCTCAAAATTCCTCTTGGTGGAGAAGAACTAATAAGTTTGGTTGCAGACAGAGTTCCTACATTGGTGATATTGATCTCCGGAAGGCCTTTGTATATAGAGCCTTCACTTCTAGAGAAAATGGACGCCTTCGTCGCTGCTTGGCTACCGGGCACTGAGGGAGCTGGTATCACTGATGTCGTCTTTGGAGATTATGAGTTCCAAGGTAAACTTCCAATGACTTGGTTTAAAAGTGTAGATCAATTGCCTCTGCATCAAGAACAGAACTCCTATGAACCTCTGTTTCCTTTCGGCTACGGGTTAACTAGTAAAAACAAGGTGCTCTAG